GCACTGGCTCCTCTCTACACCTTTCATCACGTCAAAGGCCCTGTGCTAAAGATAGCATTTTTACCAGATGTGGTGCTGAAGGTACGCGAGGTGCTTGTGTGTTATTACTACTGAAACCCAGAAGCTTTCTACAACTCGTGTCCCCTGCGTCGCCACCGTGCCCTGAGCCCATGCCTGTGGCAGGTGTTGAAGACAGTATGGGGAGATGAACaatccccaaaccccaaacagCAGGGATGTCCCTCTCCACCCAGTTGAGCACAACCAGatttcactgtttaaaatatCCATACCTCTCTAtcattcctgtttatttttttgcttattgACTTCATCACCCTCAGTCCTGTAGCCTGAAAGGTGCTCAGAGCAGACCCACACCATCTCCCTTCCACCCTTggctccagcagctggagaagGGCTGGAAGGGGAGCTGGCATTCTCCCCCTGAGGAAAACCTGTTAACAAAGGTGGCAGATGAGTGGTATGAGTCTGGGAATCATGGGCTGAGCTTTAGAAACTGGTACCTTACACATGATGTACGAGGATGGCATGATGACAGCATGGCATGGAAAGGATGTTTTCATGTTGCTCTGGGAGTTGGGTGTGACCGTAGGTCAACCTCTTCAAGAAGTTGGCTAGCCCAAATATGTCAAAAGCCTATCAACGCTGTTTGGAAGCAAGAGGTTCTTGTGGAGAGTGGACATGTGTTGCAGGTCCCTTGGTGACCTGTTTCTTTGTGCTCTTTCAGGCAATATTTGGAACAAAACAGCTGACTTtggtggggaggaaggagagagccATCCTTGCAAAAGCATGCAGCAACCTACTAACAGCTGAAATCTGTGAAAATGAGATCTTCATTATTGGCGGGTACAACAAGAACTTGAATGTGGTGGGTTCATCAGCCTCTCTAGGTCACAGCCATCTCCAGTTTTTCTAGACACCTGGACATAGATAATGAGATACAAAACTGAGTATAAAAAACCAAAAGAAGGTGTGAAAAGCACTGTTCAAGGCAGCTGTTATTTGGAGAGTTCTTTCAGTGGTGTTAGGGTGTTAAAAATAATGGAAGTTTCATTAGTAAAGGGTCACTTGTGGTCTTGTCTGCAAAGGAAAGGTAACTCCTGCCTCATCTGCAAcaagtttacagaaaaaaaaaggacccaAAAATTAACTGGTCCAGttgtatttccattttaaagcaGTGGTTAACTAGCTTACCTTTAAAAGCTACTCCTAGCTCTGAACAGAATAAAGCTGCTGGAGAATATAAAGTTTATATTGCAGTTATAAGacagaatgatttttattttttttcctataaagaTTTTCATCGTTCCCAACTGACttagaaaatgctttctttttctcatagaGCCGACTGGATGTATACCTAGCTCATTTTCCAGACTATACATCAGTAAAAACTCTTCTCCATTGGGGACAGGTAGAAATTCTGAATTTATAATGACTGTAAccaatgctttttcttttaatcgGTGAATATGATATTTTACAATGCTGCTTCATCATCCTGACACAGGTAAGGAGGCAGAATCAGGCGAAGACAATAGAAGCTACCATGGTGTCTGAAAAGCCACAGCTGTTAGTTAGCTGTTAGTTTCTGACTGGCCAAGGCAGAGCCACCCAGGTACCCACCTCCGTCCTGGGTAAGAACACCATGTTGGTGTTTTTTGGACTCCCTCTTTGCTCTGGCCAACGGGATGGGCACCAGCAAGAGCCAGCCCTGACACAAGTGTCCTCACCTggaccctgctgctgccctttgctTTTGATGAGGGTGATCCAGGACGTTATCTGTATGGGGTTAACCCTTTGCCTCTGCCTTTCAGACCGCCAAAACCGGGGAGTTCAAGCAGTTTGACTATGGGGAGAAGAACCAGGAGAAGTACCACCAGGTAAGTGGGCATTTGTAGAAGGAGAGCAGAGGATGAGATTGGCTAGGACCAGGATGGGAGTAGCCTCCTCCAGTGGCCAGCATGGTCTGCATGGGATGCCAGGAGAAGCAGACCCCATCCATTAGCGCTATTAGTGTCAGAGCTCGTAAATAACTGGAGCATTTCTCCCCTCCCAGGCTACCCCTCCCTTTTACAGGATAGAAGACATGACGGTGCCAACGGCCCTGTGGAGCGGTGGGCAGGATTGGGTGAATCCCCCTCTGGAGACCCAGCGCTTACTCCCCCGCATCACCAACATCATCCGTCATGAGCACTTCCCTGACTGGAACCACTTCGACCACCACTGGGGTTTGGATGCTCCCCAGCGCATGTACAGGCAGATTGTTGCTCTAATGAAGCAAAATCCATGAATGGTCCACATGCTGCCCTGGGACGGAGGAGCCACCCCTTCCCATGTGCCATGGGGCATGTGTTTTGTGTGAGGGCTGCCACTCTGCTCTTCACTTCCTAAAAATGCTTCCTATCACCCTATTCCACACTGATTTAATGCCTTAAATGTAATGGTGTAATTTCTGCCTGCCCTCTGTGACTAGAGATTGCAATAAACCCTTGTATCACAGCCAAACTCCAACCCTTTGCTTGGTGGGCATCACTGGGGTTGTGTTTGCACCCGACTGCCAGGGTGAGATGTGCAGGACAccctgtttattttgttttctagatTTTGCTGGCTCGGGGCATTGCAAGCACAAAATTTTACTCCAGAAATTGAGTGTGTGCTTTGGGTTGCAGGTTCAGATGAAGGAAGAGTGGAAAGTGACATTGTCTGTGTTTCTGGAAAGGTTGGAGGGGGTGAGCTCTGACTGCAGGAGAGAAACATTCCTGCCAGTAGAATGAATCCAGAGATGCTGATGCACACCACACACCCAAGAGGTGGTGAAAGAGAAACATCTGTGTCTTGGTGTTAGGCTAGATCTTTCCTGGTAGATAACCCACCCGTATCACCTCCTGGGGTAAGCTTTATGGCAAAATCCTAGCTCTGTTTTCTAGGAAGTTGAATTTAACATGGCCCACTGTTATCTAAGAATAATACTCTGTTCTTAGCATATATGTTTGAAGAatatctatctacctatctattctctctgtccgtccatccatccatccatccatccatccatccatccatccatccatccatccactcaTCTattgtatctatctatctatctatccatccatccatacCTCCAAGAGATGTGTGATACTCACCTGTGAAGTCTATCTAAGTTTAAGATGCATGTGAAGAAC
The nucleotide sequence above comes from Athene noctua chromosome 21, bAthNoc1.hap1.1, whole genome shotgun sequence. Encoded proteins:
- the LOC141968921 gene encoding lipase member M-like, yielding MWLLLVALCLAQGLGDAIPSTEVSHQNPEQFMNISQKICFHGYPSEEYNVLTEDGYFLTLNRIPHSKGDTGHSGSRLPVLIVHGFSLDGGDWVDNLPSNSLGFILADEGYDVWIGNNRGNSWSRRHLNLSVDQEEFWDFSFHEMAMYDLPAMVDFILRQTRQEKLFYIGHAQGNSVGFIAFSSMPHLAKKIKLFFALAPLYTFHHVKGPVLKIAFLPDVVLKAIFGTKQLTLVGRKERAILAKACSNLLTAEICENEIFIIGGYNKNLNVSRLDVYLAHFPDYTSVKTLLHWGQTAKTGEFKQFDYGEKNQEKYHQATPPFYRIEDMTVPTALWSGGQDWVNPPLETQRLLPRITNIIRHEHFPDWNHFDHHWGLDAPQRMYRQIVALMKQNP